A single window of Hyla sarda isolate aHylSar1 chromosome 2, aHylSar1.hap1, whole genome shotgun sequence DNA harbors:
- the LOC130357231 gene encoding gastrula zinc finger protein XlCGF53.1-like, with protein MRSSDRPRMETDRDHMSGRILNLILEMIYWITGEDYTVVKKSSGECVTPRVSGDWSRSQSPAPEEPPPHSLKHEQKILELTSRITELLTGEVSAAGNAGTLYNNTKV; from the exons TGACCGACCAAGGATGGAGACGGACAGAGACCACATGTCTGGGAGGATATTAAACCTCATCCTTGAGATGATCTACTGGatcactggagag gattacacagtagtgaagaagtcgtcTGGTGAGTGTGTGACACCCCGTGTGTCAGGAGACTGGAGCAGGAGTCAGAGCCCCGCCCCCGAGGAGCCTCCACCTCATTCACTGAAACAtgagcagaagatcctagaacttacctccaggatcactgagctgctgactggagaggtgagcgctgctgggaatgctgggacattatacaataacacCAAGGTATGA